A genomic window from Barnesiella propionica includes:
- the thiC gene encoding phosphomethylpyrimidine synthase ThiC, which produces MKVNKIIKDSYPGSEKIYIKGKLFPIKVGMRKINLTDTVNIENGERIFIPNAPVYVYDTSGPFTDPDIDVDINEGLPRLREPWIKERNDVEQLNDITSEYGKNRKKDPKLSSIRFKNTHLPYRAKAGKEITQMYYARQGIITPEMEYIAIRENLQNEELGIKTHITPEFVRQEVAEGRAIIPANINHPEAEPMIIGRNFLVKLNTNIGNSALSSGIEEEVDKAVWSCHWGGDTLMDLSTGDNIHETREWIIRNCPVPMGTVPIYQALEKVKGRVEDLTWEIYKDTLIEQCEQGVDYFTIHAGVLKAHAELVKERLTGIVSRGGSIMTKWCIIHNEESFLYTHFDDICEILKQYDVAISLGDGMRPGSIYDANDRAQFLELDVLGELTLKAWKHNVQVIIEGPGHIPMQKIKENMDRQLSSCHEAPFYTLGPLTTDIAPGYDHITSAIGAAQIAWYGTAMICYVTPKEHLGLPNREDVRNGVIAYKIAAHAADLAKGHPGAEIRDNAMGKARYEFRWKDQFNLSLDPERALEYYKEGSEADGNYCTMCGPNFCAMRLSQDVTKCIK; this is translated from the coding sequence ATGAAAGTTAATAAAATAATCAAAGACTCTTATCCCGGCTCAGAAAAAATATATATCAAAGGAAAGCTGTTCCCTATAAAAGTAGGTATGAGAAAAATAAACCTTACCGACACAGTAAATATAGAGAACGGAGAACGAATTTTTATCCCGAATGCTCCGGTTTACGTATATGACACAAGCGGACCTTTTACCGATCCCGATATAGATGTAGATATTAATGAAGGATTACCACGCTTGCGTGAACCGTGGATCAAAGAACGGAATGATGTGGAACAATTAAACGATATCACTTCGGAGTATGGGAAAAACCGCAAAAAAGATCCGAAACTCTCCTCCATCCGTTTCAAAAATACGCATCTTCCATACAGAGCCAAAGCAGGTAAGGAAATCACACAAATGTATTACGCACGCCAGGGAATAATCACTCCGGAAATGGAATATATAGCCATCCGGGAAAATCTTCAGAATGAAGAATTAGGAATAAAAACCCATATAACCCCCGAATTCGTACGTCAGGAAGTAGCTGAAGGACGGGCCATTATTCCGGCAAATATCAATCATCCGGAAGCAGAACCTATGATCATAGGCCGCAATTTTCTGGTGAAATTAAATACGAATATCGGTAACTCTGCCCTTTCGTCAGGTATAGAAGAAGAAGTCGATAAAGCCGTATGGAGCTGCCACTGGGGGGGAGATACACTTATGGATCTGTCCACCGGAGACAATATACACGAAACAAGAGAGTGGATTATACGCAATTGCCCTGTACCTATGGGAACAGTTCCTATCTACCAGGCCCTGGAAAAAGTAAAAGGACGTGTAGAAGATCTTACCTGGGAAATATATAAAGATACACTCATCGAACAATGCGAGCAGGGAGTAGATTATTTCACCATACACGCCGGTGTACTCAAGGCTCATGCAGAACTCGTAAAAGAACGCCTTACCGGTATTGTTTCCCGGGGAGGTTCCATCATGACGAAATGGTGTATCATCCATAATGAAGAGAGTTTTCTATACACCCATTTTGATGACATTTGTGAAATATTAAAACAATATGATGTAGCCATATCTCTGGGAGACGGGATGCGCCCCGGCTCCATATATGACGCAAATGACCGGGCTCAATTTCTGGAACTGGACGTACTGGGAGAACTTACGCTCAAAGCCTGGAAACATAACGTACAAGTCATTATAGAAGGTCCGGGACATATTCCTATGCAAAAAATCAAAGAAAACATGGACAGGCAATTATCCAGTTGCCACGAAGCACCGTTCTATACACTCGGTCCTCTCACCACCGATATTGCACCGGGATATGACCATATCACTTCGGCTATCGGTGCTGCACAAATTGCATGGTACGGCACAGCTATGATATGTTATGTCACGCCTAAAGAACACTTGGGACTTCCTAACAGGGAAGACGTACGAAACGGCGTTATCGCGTATAAAATAGCAGCTCATGCGGCCGACTTGGCCAAAGGTCATCCGGGAGCTGAAATCCGAGACAATGCCATGGGAAAAGCGCGCTATGAATTCCGCTGGAAAGACCAATTCAATCTCTCTCTCGATCCCGAAAGAGCATTAGAATATTACAAAGAAGGTTCCGAAGCAGATGGTAATTATTGTACAATGTGCGGCCCTAACTTTTGTGCCATGCGACTCTCTCAAGACGTCACTAAATGTATCAAATAA
- a CDS encoding thiazole synthase yields the protein MKKLIIGGREFSSRLFIGTGKFSSNHTMAEAIKASGTEMVTVAMKRIDMDNANDDMLVHIDRNTIQLLPNTSGVRNAKEAVLAAQLSREAFGTNFIKLEIHPDPKYLLPDPIETLKATEELSKMGFIVLPYIQADPVLCKRLEEAGASTVMPLGAPIGTNKGLRTRDLLEIIIEQSTVPVVVDAGIGAPSHASEAMELGADAVLVNTAIAVAGNPVAMAEAFKLATIAGRTAYEAGLGRQAKHAEASSPLTSFLD from the coding sequence ATGAAAAAACTGATCATCGGCGGAAGAGAATTCTCCTCCAGACTTTTTATCGGAACCGGTAAGTTCAGTTCCAACCATACGATGGCCGAAGCTATAAAAGCATCCGGAACCGAAATGGTTACCGTAGCTATGAAACGTATCGACATGGACAATGCGAATGACGATATGTTGGTACACATCGACCGCAATACGATACAGTTGCTGCCAAACACATCTGGTGTACGGAACGCTAAAGAAGCGGTACTGGCAGCACAGCTTTCCAGGGAAGCTTTCGGTACAAATTTTATTAAACTGGAAATCCACCCCGACCCTAAATATCTTCTGCCCGATCCCATAGAAACTCTTAAAGCAACAGAAGAATTATCTAAAATGGGATTCATTGTACTCCCTTATATTCAGGCCGATCCCGTCTTATGTAAACGTCTGGAAGAAGCCGGAGCTTCAACTGTAATGCCTTTGGGTGCACCTATCGGTACAAATAAAGGACTTCGTACCAGAGACCTGTTGGAAATCATTATAGAGCAAAGCACGGTTCCCGTTGTGGTAGACGCAGGAATAGGGGCTCCATCCCACGCCTCGGAAGCAATGGAGCTCGGAGCCGATGCGGTACTTGTGAATACCGCTATTGCAGTAGCCGGGAATCCGGTAGCAATGGCCGAAGCTTTTAAATTAGCGACAATAGCCGGAAGAACAGCATACGAAGCCGGATTGGGCCGACAGGCTAAACATGCAGAAGCAAGCAGCCCTCTAACTTCTTTTTTGGACTAA
- a CDS encoding thiamine phosphate synthase, translated as MLQFITHQNNQYSTIEGAKEALEGGCKWIQLRMKDSTIDEVKATALELKEICKKYEALLILDDHVELTAELEIDGVHLGKYDMPPADARKKIGEQYIIGGTANTFEDIQQLVAQDVDYIGLGPFRFTETKKKLSPVLGLEGYKKIMEECRKHDIKVPVVAIGGITTEDISDIMQTGVSGIALSGAILNSSSPKTETSKIINLLNKNRK; from the coding sequence ATGTTACAGTTCATTACCCATCAAAACAACCAATATAGTACCATCGAAGGAGCAAAAGAAGCTCTGGAAGGAGGATGTAAATGGATACAGCTACGCATGAAAGACTCAACTATCGATGAGGTGAAAGCAACAGCTCTGGAATTAAAAGAGATATGCAAGAAATATGAAGCGCTTCTTATATTAGACGATCACGTCGAACTGACTGCAGAGCTGGAAATAGACGGAGTACATCTGGGTAAATACGACATGCCGCCTGCAGATGCCAGAAAAAAAATAGGCGAACAATACATTATAGGAGGAACCGCCAACACATTTGAAGATATTCAGCAACTGGTAGCACAAGATGTAGATTACATAGGGCTGGGGCCCTTCCGGTTTACCGAAACTAAAAAGAAACTAAGTCCTGTTTTAGGGCTGGAAGGCTACAAAAAAATCATGGAAGAATGTCGCAAACATGACATTAAAGTACCGGTAGTGGCTATAGGAGGAATTACAACGGAAGATATTTCCGATATCATGCAAACAGGTGTTTCCGGTATAGCCTTATCCGGTGCTATACTCAACTCCTCCTCACCCAAAACCGAAACAAGTAAAATTATTAATTTATTAAATAAAAACAGAAAATGA
- a CDS encoding thiamine phosphate synthase codes for MKIIGITTEYIFNNEQKLITALLEEGLDVLHLRKPHHTEEETEKLLLRIPDKWYGNIVIHDHFSLASKYSLKGIHLNTRHKIPPAGFSGSISQSCHTLTELNLFSKRDYLFLSPIYNSISKQGYISAFSPSVLKQASAEGIIDHRIYALGGITPEHIPELKSYGFGGAAFLGYLWNFKTVEGVKIQLKHIQEQLK; via the coding sequence ATGAAAATTATAGGAATTACCACTGAATATATTTTCAACAACGAACAAAAGCTCATCACAGCTCTTTTAGAGGAAGGGCTGGATGTGCTCCATTTACGTAAACCTCATCATACAGAAGAAGAAACCGAAAAACTTCTGTTACGGATTCCGGATAAATGGTATGGGAATATTGTTATTCACGACCATTTCTCTTTGGCATCCAAATACTCCCTGAAAGGAATTCACCTCAATACACGACATAAAATCCCCCCTGCAGGTTTTTCTGGTAGTATAAGCCAATCCTGTCATACTTTAACCGAATTAAACCTATTTTCCAAAAGGGATTATCTGTTTCTTAGTCCCATTTACAATAGCATATCCAAACAAGGATATATATCTGCTTTTTCACCTTCTGTACTTAAACAAGCGTCTGCCGAAGGCATAATCGATCATCGCATCTATGCTTTGGGCGGAATAACTCCCGAACATATCCCCGAATTAAAAAGCTATGGTTTCGGAGGTGCCGCCTTTTTAGGCTATCTGTGGAACTTTAAAACGGTAGAAGGTGTTAAAATACAATTAAAACATATTCAAGAACAATTAAAATAA
- the thiS gene encoding sulfur carrier protein ThiS, which translates to MKVFLNHQEICVGSRVTLRDLLLGQSISSEGTAVAVNNRVIPKDEWMDTFLKDGDKVTVIQATCGG; encoded by the coding sequence ATGAAAGTATTTTTGAATCATCAAGAAATCTGCGTCGGAAGCAGAGTAACATTAAGAGATCTCCTATTAGGGCAAAGCATATCATCCGAAGGTACAGCGGTAGCCGTCAATAACAGGGTCATACCGAAAGACGAATGGATGGATACATTCTTGAAAGACGGAGACAAAGTAACCGTCATTCAGGCAACCTGCGGAGGTTGA
- the thiD gene encoding bifunctional hydroxymethylpyrimidine kinase/phosphomethylpyrimidine kinase, producing MNTYFKCLTIAGSDSGGGAGIQADIKTISAIGIFATSAITAITAQNTLGVTGIQPIASHIVKKQIEAVLDDIGTDSIKIGMLYSGEIARTVWETLSRYKIRHIVLDPVMISTSGHKLVEDEAIEIIKSVLMKDASLLTPNLDEASLLSEIDINNISDLYRAGEILLKKGCRNVLMKGGHLKGTVVTDILFSVDQPPIELSAHKVETSNTHGTGCTLSSAIASYLALGKAMPEAVTCAKDFINQAIISGADVKIGAGHGPLNHFYAPNKLKKYIT from the coding sequence ATGAATACATATTTCAAATGCCTGACTATAGCTGGTTCTGACAGTGGAGGCGGAGCCGGAATTCAAGCCGATATAAAAACGATATCAGCTATTGGTATCTTTGCAACATCGGCGATAACAGCGATAACAGCTCAAAATACATTGGGAGTGACCGGTATACAACCGATTGCTTCTCATATCGTAAAAAAACAGATCGAAGCTGTTCTGGATGATATAGGAACCGATTCCATAAAAATAGGTATGTTGTATTCAGGAGAAATAGCCAGAACCGTTTGGGAAACTCTTTCTCGATACAAAATAAGACATATCGTTCTGGACCCGGTCATGATCTCAACATCGGGACATAAGTTAGTAGAAGACGAAGCTATAGAGATTATCAAGTCTGTATTAATGAAAGATGCGTCTCTTCTCACACCGAATCTGGACGAAGCAAGTTTATTAAGCGAAATTGACATAAACAATATTTCCGATCTATATCGCGCTGGAGAAATATTATTAAAAAAGGGTTGCAGGAATGTACTAATGAAAGGCGGCCATTTAAAAGGAACTGTAGTCACGGATATATTATTCTCTGTAGACCAACCTCCTATTGAATTGTCGGCCCATAAAGTGGAAACAAGCAACACGCATGGAACGGGTTGCACTCTTTCTTCCGCTATCGCATCATATTTGGCTTTAGGAAAAGCGATGCCGGAAGCTGTAACTTGCGCAAAGGATTTCATTAATCAGGCGATCATATCGGGAGCCGATGTAAAAATCGGTGCTGGTCACGGACCCTTAAATCATTTTTATGCACCTAATAAATTAAAAAAATATATTACCTAA
- a CDS encoding porin family protein — protein MDDKRFEHLIQSKLADYEANVPVNLWESIENELPRKKVVPFRRILWTSAAAIIAGIVGISIFTWAPDSVPPQTIKPVVSLSSPQDKPTQLEIPEKTSPSKVSGTGPIYKTIALQTKEIVQTEKVSDAKKSTISVKENSVAIIKTENKETTTEEKINHNDKHTSITDKEYEQKLQDFENAGKVLPEIETQNKKSSSGFTLNLLASNTIPGNSVNHNNGNFKNIPTLSSAPVLKYTHRMPISAGITVEKTFAKNWGIETGLVYSYLHSDYKTEDMSLKGKQELHYLGIPVNINYRFARVGIVTFYASAGGKADFNIRGSHKDLSRSEQFEGEDFEKFTDNKTQLSVHFKLGASLTFYKMFAVYAEPTMGYYFDNGSEIKNIWKEKPLNFGINVGLRSSF, from the coding sequence ATGGACGATAAAAGATTTGAACATCTTATTCAATCGAAATTAGCAGATTATGAGGCTAATGTTCCTGTAAATTTATGGGAATCTATCGAGAATGAATTACCACGTAAAAAGGTAGTTCCATTTCGTCGTATCTTATGGACATCGGCAGCCGCCATTATAGCAGGAATCGTAGGTATTAGTATTTTTACATGGGCTCCGGATTCGGTACCTCCACAAACAATAAAGCCGGTAGTATCTCTCTCTTCACCACAAGATAAGCCAACCCAGTTGGAAATACCGGAAAAAACAAGTCCCTCAAAAGTTTCGGGAACAGGACCTATATATAAAACAATCGCTTTACAAACAAAAGAAATTGTTCAAACCGAAAAAGTCAGTGATGCAAAAAAAAGTACTATATCGGTCAAAGAAAATTCTGTTGCTATAATAAAAACGGAGAATAAAGAAACCACTACAGAAGAAAAAATAAACCATAACGACAAACATACTTCCATAACGGACAAAGAATATGAACAGAAACTACAGGATTTTGAGAATGCCGGAAAAGTTTTGCCTGAAATAGAAACACAGAATAAAAAATCTTCATCAGGATTTACACTGAACCTGCTCGCTTCCAATACTATACCGGGAAATTCTGTCAATCACAACAATGGAAATTTTAAAAATATTCCTACATTAAGCAGTGCTCCTGTTTTAAAGTATACTCACAGAATGCCTATATCAGCAGGAATCACAGTTGAAAAAACCTTTGCTAAAAACTGGGGAATAGAAACAGGATTAGTATACAGTTACCTTCATTCCGATTATAAAACGGAAGACATGAGTTTGAAAGGAAAGCAGGAATTACATTATTTGGGTATTCCTGTCAACATCAACTACCGCTTTGCTCGCGTCGGTATTGTAACTTTTTACGCTTCGGCCGGAGGAAAAGCAGACTTTAATATAAGAGGTTCGCATAAAGATCTGAGTAGAAGTGAACAGTTCGAAGGAGAAGACTTCGAAAAATTCACAGATAATAAAACACAACTCTCCGTTCACTTTAAGTTGGGAGCATCTCTCACTTTTTACAAGATGTTCGCCGTTTATGCGGAACCCACAATGGGATATTATTTTGACAACGGTAGCGAGATCAAAAATATCTGGAAAGAAAAACCGCTTAATTTCGGAATTAATGTAGGTCTGAGAAGTAGTTTCTAA
- a CDS encoding RNA polymerase sigma factor, whose product MTEKELIKACKNNDAKAQRILYETYARKMMGICLRYANNKEMAQDMVQDGFIKVFTAIGSFNHEGSFEGWMKRIFINTALEELRKNDILKECIDIDTPDLLKEPDYSAIEQISAEELLEIIAELPPGFRTVFNMFAIEGYSHKEIADALGINESTSRSQYTRAKKLIQKKLNEL is encoded by the coding sequence ATGACCGAAAAAGAACTGATAAAAGCCTGCAAGAACAATGATGCCAAAGCACAAAGGATTCTGTATGAAACCTATGCGCGCAAAATGATGGGTATCTGTCTGCGCTATGCCAATAACAAAGAAATGGCTCAGGATATGGTACAAGACGGCTTCATAAAGGTTTTTACGGCAATAGGTTCTTTTAATCATGAAGGTTCTTTTGAAGGATGGATGAAACGTATCTTTATAAATACAGCTCTGGAAGAACTTAGAAAAAATGATATTCTGAAAGAATGTATCGATATCGACACTCCGGATTTACTGAAAGAACCCGACTATTCGGCTATCGAACAAATATCCGCGGAAGAACTGTTGGAAATAATTGCAGAACTTCCTCCCGGCTTCCGAACCGTATTTAACATGTTTGCGATTGAAGGCTATTCACATAAAGAGATCGCAGATGCTTTGGGTATTAACGAAAGTACGTCACGATCTCAATATACACGGGCAAAAAAACTGATACAAAAAAAATTAAATGAACTGTAA
- a CDS encoding DUF1015 domain-containing protein, whose protein sequence is MARIKPFKGLRPPKNLVEQVASRPYDVLNSEEARKEAEGNEKSLYHIIKPEIDFEAGTDEHDERVYTKAVENFNKFQKNGWLVQDSEERYYIYAQTMNGHTQYGLVVCTHMEDYLNGIIKKHELTRRDKEEDRMKHVRINNANIEPVFFAYPDQPELNEIISRITTRKAEYDFISPDGFGHHFWIIEDKETIDRITSIFETIPALYIADGHHRTAAAALVGAEKSKQNPDHRGDEEYNYFLAVCFPESQLNIIDYNRVVKDLNGLTPDDFIKKLSSHFIVEKKGNNIYRPDRLHNFALYIDGNWYSLTAKPDTYDDNDPIDILDVTISSNFILRDILGIKDLRSDKRIDFVGGIRGLEELQKRVDSGEMKMALALYPVSMKQLMDIADTGNIMPPKTTWFEPKLRSGLVIHKLI, encoded by the coding sequence ATGGCAAGGATCAAACCTTTTAAAGGGCTAAGACCCCCTAAAAACCTGGTAGAACAAGTAGCATCCAGACCTTATGACGTACTTAATTCCGAAGAAGCCCGGAAAGAGGCAGAAGGAAACGAAAAATCTTTGTATCACATCATTAAACCCGAAATAGATTTCGAAGCGGGAACCGACGAACATGATGAAAGGGTATATACGAAAGCCGTTGAGAACTTCAACAAATTCCAAAAGAACGGATGGCTGGTTCAGGATTCCGAAGAAAGATACTATATATATGCTCAGACTATGAACGGACATACCCAATACGGATTGGTGGTATGTACACACATGGAAGATTATCTGAACGGCATTATAAAAAAGCATGAACTCACCCGAAGAGACAAAGAAGAAGACCGGATGAAACATGTACGCATAAATAATGCCAATATAGAACCTGTATTTTTTGCTTATCCCGACCAGCCGGAATTAAATGAAATCATCAGCCGCATTACAACCCGGAAAGCTGAATATGACTTTATATCCCCCGACGGTTTTGGACACCATTTCTGGATTATTGAAGATAAAGAAACCATCGACCGGATAACTTCCATATTTGAAACTATCCCGGCACTATATATTGCAGATGGACACCATCGTACAGCAGCAGCTGCACTCGTAGGTGCTGAAAAATCCAAACAAAATCCGGATCATCGCGGAGACGAAGAATATAATTATTTCCTCGCAGTCTGTTTCCCCGAATCTCAACTGAATATTATCGATTATAACCGTGTCGTAAAAGACCTGAACGGGTTAACTCCGGATGATTTTATAAAAAAACTATCGTCTCATTTTATTGTTGAAAAAAAAGGAAACAATATTTACAGACCGGACCGGTTGCATAATTTTGCTTTATATATAGATGGAAACTGGTATTCCCTGACCGCTAAACCGGATACATACGATGACAATGACCCGATAGATATTCTGGATGTAACCATATCTTCCAATTTTATTTTAAGGGACATATTAGGTATAAAAGACCTTAGAAGCGATAAACGTATAGATTTTGTGGGTGGAATACGAGGTTTGGAAGAATTACAAAAAAGAGTGGACAGCGGAGAAATGAAAATGGCTCTCGCCCTTTACCCTGTATCCATGAAACAATTAATGGATATTGCAGACACAGGAAATATCATGCCACCCAAAACCACATGGTTCGAACCTAAACTAAGATCAGGGCTTGTTATACATAAACTAATATAA
- a CDS encoding adenylosuccinate synthase, protein MKVDVLLGLQWGDEGKGKVVDVLTPGYDVITRFQGGPNAGHTLEFNGEKYVLRSIPSGIFQGGKINVIGNGVVLDPILFKEEAESLAASGHDLTKHLYISKKAHLILPTHRILDAAYEAAKGDAKIGTTGKGIGPTYTDKVSRNGVRIGDIFLDFQAIYNKAKEKHENILHSLNYSYDLSELETKWFEAIEYLKRFNIIDSEHVINRYLKEGKSILAEGAQGTMLDVDFGSYPFVTSSNTVCAGACTGLGIAPNKIGDVYGIFKAYCTRVGSGPFPTELHDETGKKIRAIGHEYGAVTGRERRCGWIDLVALKYAIMVDGVTQLIMMKSDVLDDFETIKACVAYNIKGQEVTEFPYSIEDNKIEPVYVELPGWKTDMTKMKSEDEFPEEFNAYLSFLENELEVPIKIVSVGPDREQTIIRYTKE, encoded by the coding sequence ATGAAAGTTGACGTTCTTTTAGGATTACAATGGGGCGACGAAGGAAAAGGAAAAGTCGTAGATGTATTGACCCCCGGTTATGACGTTATAACACGTTTTCAGGGAGGTCCCAATGCCGGTCACACACTGGAATTCAACGGTGAGAAGTATGTATTACGGTCTATCCCGTCGGGCATATTCCAAGGTGGTAAAATCAATGTGATCGGTAACGGAGTCGTTCTGGACCCCATTTTATTCAAAGAAGAGGCTGAAAGTCTTGCTGCCAGCGGACATGATTTAACCAAGCACCTGTACATTTCCAAAAAGGCGCACTTAATACTCCCTACCCATCGTATACTGGACGCTGCATATGAAGCAGCCAAAGGCGACGCAAAAATAGGTACGACAGGTAAAGGTATCGGTCCTACTTATACCGATAAAGTGAGTCGTAACGGTGTAAGAATCGGAGATATATTTCTTGATTTCCAGGCAATATATAATAAAGCGAAAGAAAAGCATGAGAACATATTACATTCGCTTAACTACTCTTATGACCTGTCTGAACTTGAAACAAAATGGTTTGAAGCCATTGAATATCTGAAACGTTTTAACATCATAGACAGCGAACATGTCATCAATCGTTATTTGAAAGAAGGTAAAAGCATTTTGGCAGAAGGCGCACAAGGAACGATGCTGGATGTAGATTTTGGCTCCTATCCTTTCGTAACCTCTTCCAATACCGTTTGTGCCGGAGCTTGTACCGGATTGGGAATTGCCCCGAATAAAATAGGAGACGTATACGGAATTTTTAAAGCTTATTGTACACGAGTGGGCAGCGGACCTTTTCCCACCGAATTACATGACGAAACCGGAAAAAAGATACGGGCAATCGGGCATGAATACGGTGCTGTTACCGGACGCGAACGCCGCTGTGGATGGATAGATCTCGTTGCATTAAAATATGCCATTATGGTAGACGGAGTAACCCAGCTCATCATGATGAAAAGTGATGTTCTGGATGACTTCGAAACCATTAAGGCATGTGTCGCTTATAACATTAAAGGACAAGAAGTAACGGAATTCCCCTATTCTATCGAAGACAATAAAATAGAGCCTGTTTATGTGGAATTACCCGGCTGGAAAACAGATATGACAAAAATGAAAAGTGAAGATGAATTCCCCGAAGAATTCAATGCATATCTGTCTTTTCTGGAAAACGAACTTGAAGTTCCCATCAAAATCGTATCGGTAGGTCCTGACCGGGAACAAACGATCATCAGATATACCAAAGAATAA